One genomic region from Hoeflea algicola encodes:
- a CDS encoding TRAP transporter large permease → MIVTLVLVLVLMLLIGVPTAYALAASAIAVIWLEGIPLTIAVQRMTSGLQSFPLLAIPLFILAGTLMNSSGISERLFALTGALVGHIRGGMAYVNVLTNVFMSGISGSSLADCAATTRVFVPQMVKHGFDKGFSVALTASSAVLAPVIPPSILLVIYGWQANVSIGDLFVAGIVPGLVIAIALLGTVAVITRQRGFGRGPDFSGRALLNSFFDASWALLMPVIIIVGFRMGIFTATEVAAIAAGYAFVVGLFVYRTLSFRELPDIFAGAARDTSSILIIAATAAPFGWILSVGQAPQQMLSFLTGVSDNPFVILLLINIILLVLGTFMETLVLIIILVPILLPLIQSLGIDPVHFGIVMIINLVIGQLTPPLGVLMYVTCGISGTSIGEFIRAIKPFLIALIIALLVITYIPALALYPTALLR, encoded by the coding sequence ATGATCGTTACCCTGGTTCTTGTGCTTGTTCTGATGTTGCTGATCGGCGTCCCGACCGCCTACGCGCTCGCGGCATCGGCAATCGCGGTGATCTGGCTTGAAGGCATTCCGCTGACGATTGCGGTGCAACGCATGACTTCCGGCCTGCAATCGTTTCCGCTGCTTGCCATTCCGCTGTTCATTCTTGCCGGCACCCTGATGAACTCCTCCGGCATCTCGGAGCGCCTGTTCGCGCTGACCGGTGCACTGGTTGGCCATATCCGCGGCGGCATGGCCTACGTCAATGTTCTGACCAACGTCTTCATGTCGGGAATATCCGGTTCGTCGCTTGCCGATTGCGCCGCCACAACGCGCGTCTTCGTGCCCCAGATGGTCAAGCACGGTTTCGACAAGGGCTTCAGCGTTGCACTGACCGCCTCGTCCGCGGTCCTGGCTCCGGTGATCCCTCCATCCATCCTGCTGGTGATCTATGGCTGGCAGGCCAATGTCTCGATCGGCGATCTTTTTGTGGCCGGCATCGTCCCGGGCCTGGTCATCGCCATTGCGCTTCTGGGCACCGTCGCCGTCATAACCCGGCAGCGCGGTTTTGGCCGTGGTCCGGACTTCTCCGGACGGGCCTTGCTCAACTCATTCTTCGATGCATCCTGGGCACTGCTGATGCCCGTCATCATTATCGTCGGCTTCCGCATGGGCATTTTCACCGCAACAGAGGTTGCCGCGATCGCTGCCGGCTATGCCTTTGTCGTCGGACTGTTTGTCTACCGCACGCTGAGTTTCCGTGAACTGCCTGATATTTTTGCGGGTGCGGCACGCGACACCTCTTCCATTCTCATCATCGCGGCAACCGCCGCACCGTTCGGATGGATCCTGTCTGTCGGGCAAGCCCCGCAGCAGATGCTGTCGTTCCTGACCGGTGTTTCCGATAATCCCTTCGTCATCCTGTTGCTGATCAACATCATCCTTCTGGTGCTCGGCACCTTCATGGAGACGCTGGTGCTGATTATCATCCTGGTTCCAATCCTGTTGCCGCTGATCCAGTCGCTGGGCATCGATCCGGTGCATTTCGGCATTGTCATGATCATCAACCTCGTCATCGGTCAGTTGACACCGCCGCTTGGCGTCTTGATGTATGTGACCTGCGGGATCTCGGGAACCAGCATCGGTGAGTTCATCCGAGCGATCAAACCGTTCCTGATCGCCCTGATCATCGCGCTTCTGGTGATTACCTACATACCCGCACTCGCCTTGTATCCGACCGCATTGTTGCGGTGA
- a CDS encoding TRAP transporter substrate-binding protein — MALKNTFRICVAAAVIWATGAQAETVLRFGHPNVAGEVSSKLYDEFVERIAERTDGEIKIQVFPGEQLGKETDMVQQLRDGVLDITAASMAAASTLVPAMEIPSTPFLWSNWLEAEAVISGAAMQPAFDELEETHNIISLTKIWYWGWRNFTLSEKEVRTPDDMKGLKIRVPESPVWVEMIRGIGAAPTPIPFSDVYTALQQGTVDGQENPIPTIYARKFYEVQKYIVLSRHMLQNNLILMNKNSFAALEPRHQRIILEEVGAASAKMTLLQQRAEEDMLEEIVATGKVTVIDDPDRAAFAEKSTEAVFTALSERWGEENISRVRATIKSIREQ; from the coding sequence ATGGCACTCAAGAACACATTCCGCATTTGTGTAGCGGCAGCTGTAATCTGGGCGACGGGAGCCCAGGCAGAAACGGTCCTGCGTTTTGGGCATCCCAATGTCGCTGGCGAAGTTTCAAGCAAGCTTTATGACGAGTTCGTCGAGCGGATTGCCGAACGGACGGACGGCGAAATCAAGATTCAGGTTTTCCCCGGCGAGCAGCTCGGCAAGGAAACCGATATGGTCCAGCAGTTGCGGGATGGCGTGCTTGACATAACCGCTGCCTCGATGGCTGCGGCGAGTACGCTCGTTCCGGCTATGGAAATCCCCAGCACGCCGTTCCTGTGGAGCAACTGGCTTGAAGCCGAGGCTGTCATCTCCGGCGCGGCAATGCAGCCAGCCTTTGACGAGCTTGAGGAAACCCACAACATCATTTCGCTGACCAAGATCTGGTACTGGGGATGGCGCAACTTCACCCTTTCTGAAAAGGAAGTACGCACCCCCGACGACATGAAGGGCTTGAAGATCCGCGTGCCGGAATCGCCTGTCTGGGTCGAGATGATCCGTGGCATCGGCGCCGCACCGACCCCTATTCCGTTCAGCGATGTTTACACCGCGCTGCAGCAGGGCACTGTCGACGGTCAGGAAAACCCGATCCCGACGATCTATGCACGCAAGTTCTATGAGGTTCAGAAATACATCGTTCTGTCGCGTCACATGCTGCAGAACAATTTGATCCTGATGAACAAGAATTCGTTTGCTGCCCTGGAGCCGCGTCATCAGCGCATCATCCTCGAGGAAGTCGGCGCCGCCTCTGCCAAGATGACCCTGCTGCAGCAGCGCGCAGAGGAAGACATGCTGGAAGAAATCGTCGCCACCGGAAAGGTCACCGTCATCGATGATCCCGATCGCGCCGCCTTTGCCGAAAAGTCGACCGAAGCAGTCTTCACCGCGCTTTCCGAGCGTTGGGGTGAGGAAAACATCTCGCGGGTGCGCGCCACCATCAAGAGCATTCGCGAACAATAA
- a CDS encoding TRAP transporter small permease: MKFVIKLDNCIRQIEHHLLWVLLATIFVILTATVFCRYVLGTPITWTEEFLTMVFTWMVFIGASSALSTHQHIRIDFMLRILPARFDKLAAIAAVFVCLAVFAVLIHFGLKYVHTTWNDLTPMMGVTFGFYTLALPVTSLCAALHVIRICLETGVRTALQSTLEQQNEVEISA, encoded by the coding sequence GTGAAGTTTGTTATCAAGCTCGACAATTGCATACGGCAGATCGAGCATCACTTGTTGTGGGTGTTGCTGGCCACGATTTTCGTCATCCTCACAGCCACCGTCTTCTGCCGATACGTGCTCGGAACACCGATCACCTGGACTGAAGAATTCCTGACGATGGTGTTTACCTGGATGGTGTTCATCGGCGCCAGTTCGGCGCTGTCGACCCATCAGCATATCCGCATCGACTTCATGCTGCGCATACTTCCGGCACGGTTTGACAAACTGGCCGCGATTGCCGCGGTTTTCGTCTGTCTGGCTGTGTTTGCCGTGCTCATTCACTTCGGCCTGAAATATGTTCACACCACCTGGAACGATCTGACCCCGATGATGGGCGTCACTTTCGGCTTCTACACACTTGCGCTTCCGGTCACGAGCCTGTGCGCGGCGCTGCATGTCATTCGTATTTGCCTTGAAACGGGCGTTCGGACGGCACTGCAGAGCACGCTTGAGCAACAGAACGAAGTGGAAATCAGCGCATGA